Proteins from a single region of Weeksella virosa DSM 16922:
- a CDS encoding sensor histidine kinase, whose protein sequence is MKKFFQNTPINRWLFFLFICFFFGGTLYVSTRFVNKLKLEEKQKVESYAKALEILSGTDFVDSHVQEFLFKIVENNTSIPVILVDQNFEILETKNVPSQISDNDKKIAKYLKNLRKSHEAIEIILPTGKNYIYYENSDLLNQLRYYPLILICLISLFIFFSYWYFKTLRETEKSYLWAGMAKETAHQIGTPLSSLMGWIELLKLEEIDQTSVKEIEKDVYRLNQIAERFSKIGSSTELKPSNVVDVSRRTMEYLRNRLSRNIEFKFHATDDEILLNLSEPLFSWVLENLMKNAADAMENKGLIGLYLTDYEDTVVISLQDTGPGIPKKLQKKIFEPGFTTKKRGWGLGLSLAKRIIEDYHKGKIYIEHSSKEKGTEFTIVLKK, encoded by the coding sequence ATGAAGAAATTCTTTCAAAATACTCCTATTAATCGTTGGTTGTTTTTTCTTTTCATCTGCTTTTTCTTTGGCGGCACGCTCTACGTAAGTACTCGTTTTGTAAACAAACTAAAGCTAGAAGAAAAACAAAAGGTAGAATCCTATGCTAAAGCTCTAGAAATCTTGAGCGGTACTGACTTTGTTGATTCTCATGTGCAAGAATTTCTTTTCAAGATTGTCGAGAATAATACTTCGATTCCGGTTATTTTGGTGGATCAGAATTTCGAGATTTTAGAAACCAAAAATGTTCCTTCGCAAATTAGTGATAACGATAAAAAAATTGCCAAATACCTCAAAAACTTGCGTAAATCGCATGAAGCCATCGAAATTATTCTACCAACTGGGAAAAATTATATTTATTACGAAAACTCAGATTTGCTCAATCAATTACGATATTATCCGTTGATTCTTATTTGCTTGATTAGCTTGTTTATTTTCTTCAGTTATTGGTATTTCAAGACGTTGAGAGAAACCGAAAAAAGTTATTTATGGGCCGGAATGGCAAAGGAAACAGCACACCAGATTGGCACACCCCTTTCTTCTTTGATGGGCTGGATAGAGTTATTGAAACTCGAAGAGATCGACCAAACCTCTGTGAAGGAAATAGAAAAAGATGTATATCGATTGAATCAGATTGCCGAACGTTTCTCGAAAATTGGGTCATCAACCGAACTAAAACCTAGCAACGTTGTCGATGTCTCTAGAAGAACAATGGAGTATTTACGCAACCGATTATCCCGTAATATCGAATTTAAATTTCATGCTACCGATGACGAAATTCTGCTCAACCTCAGCGAACCACTTTTTAGCTGGGTACTCGAAAACTTAATGAAGAATGCCGCCGATGCCATGGAAAACAAAGGCTTGATTGGTTTGTATCTTACCGATTACGAAGATACGGTGGTAATTAGTTTGCAAGATACTGGGCCGGGTATTCCGAAAAAACTGCAAAAGAAAATTTTCGAACCTGGATTCACCACTAAAAAAAGAGGTTGGGGACTTGGCTTATCGCTTGCCAAACGAATCATAGAAGATTACCATAAAGGGAAAATCTACATCGAACATTCGTCTAAAGAGAAAGGCACTGAATTTACCATTGTCCTAAAAAAATAA
- the truB gene encoding tRNA pseudouridine(55) synthase TruB, with product MTVEDIQNGQVFLIDKPLDWTSFDVVNKIRWNLRKTYQLKKIKVGHAGTLDPKATGLLIVCCGKMTKQIDQIQAQHKTYTGTIKLDATTPTYDLESEEDCQFSTAHLTEEKIHETTKQFIGKIDQVPPLHSAIKKDGKRLYEIARAGETIEIEPRKIEILSFKITRIELPFVDFEVVCSKGTYIRSLAFDFGRSLQVGGYLTALCRTKIGDYALKDADNSVLNLIADTEN from the coding sequence ATGACCGTTGAAGATATACAAAACGGACAAGTTTTCTTGATCGACAAACCATTGGATTGGACGTCCTTTGATGTAGTGAATAAAATCCGTTGGAATCTTAGGAAAACCTATCAATTGAAAAAAATAAAGGTAGGACATGCAGGTACTTTAGACCCTAAAGCTACTGGGCTGTTAATTGTTTGTTGTGGGAAAATGACCAAACAAATCGATCAGATTCAAGCACAACATAAAACATACACTGGTACAATCAAACTAGATGCCACTACACCGACTTATGATTTAGAGTCTGAGGAGGATTGCCAATTCTCGACTGCACATCTTACCGAAGAGAAAATCCATGAGACCACAAAACAATTTATAGGGAAGATTGATCAGGTTCCGCCTCTACATTCGGCCATAAAAAAAGACGGAAAACGTTTGTATGAAATCGCTCGAGCAGGAGAAACAATCGAAATAGAACCGAGAAAAATAGAAATTTTATCCTTCAAAATCACTCGTATCGAGTTACCTTTTGTCGATTTCGAAGTCGTTTGTAGCAAAGGGACTTACATACGGTCTTTGGCTTTTGATTTTGGTAGAAGTCTTCAGGTCGGAGGATATTTAACTGCACTTTGCCGTACTAAAATCGGAGATTATGCACTGAAAGATGCAGACAACTCTGTACTGAATCTCATCGCCGACACAGAAAACTAA
- a CDS encoding DUF3098 domain-containing protein → MGSKNTSIYQSGKKQNVPFLFGKRNYLFMGIGIACIILGFFLMTGHDANTQPDGTYDPTYWNEDIYSFTRIRLAPILIIIGFVLEIYAILTSSKETE, encoded by the coding sequence ATGGGCTCTAAAAACACAAGCATTTATCAGTCGGGAAAAAAGCAAAACGTACCATTTTTGTTCGGTAAAAGAAATTACCTTTTCATGGGAATCGGTATAGCATGCATCATTCTCGGTTTTTTTCTTATGACCGGACATGATGCCAATACACAACCCGATGGCACCTATGACCCAACGTATTGGAACGAAGATATCTATTCTTTTACCCGAATAAGACTAGCCCCAATCCTTATTATTATTGGTTTTGTACTCGAAATCTATGCTATTTTAACCTCATCAAAAGAAACCGAATAA
- a CDS encoding undecaprenyl-diphosphate phosphatase: MNTLEAIIIAIIEGLTEYLPISSTAHMGFTAALLGLEESEFLKMFQVSIQFGAILSIVVLYWKKFFDFSNFNFYLKLIIAVIPALFLGYLFDDKIEAVLGNQIAISTVLVIGGVILIFCDKWFKNPKILDEKEISYKKAFIIGFWQCLAMMPGTSRSAASIIGGMTQGLSRKAAAEFSFFLAVPTMLAVTVYSIFVKTWGKGTPNEMKGYEMILQDNHHIMLFALGNIIAFVVALIAVKTFIAFLTKYGFKVWGWYRIIIGVVLLIYFWNQPQKENVTEIPQADITFNPTKE, encoded by the coding sequence ATGAATACATTAGAAGCCATCATTATTGCAATAATAGAAGGTCTTACCGAATATTTACCTATTTCTTCTACCGCTCATATGGGATTCACCGCTGCTTTGCTGGGTTTAGAAGAAAGTGAATTCCTGAAAATGTTTCAAGTTTCGATTCAATTTGGAGCCATCCTTTCTATTGTAGTTTTGTATTGGAAAAAATTTTTCGATTTCTCGAACTTCAATTTCTATCTAAAATTAATCATCGCTGTAATCCCTGCACTTTTTTTGGGGTATCTATTTGATGATAAAATAGAAGCTGTCTTGGGTAACCAAATTGCCATTTCAACGGTTTTAGTCATCGGTGGAGTGATTCTAATTTTTTGTGACAAATGGTTTAAAAACCCAAAAATACTCGACGAAAAAGAAATCTCTTACAAAAAAGCATTTATCATTGGCTTTTGGCAATGCCTAGCAATGATGCCTGGCACAAGCCGCTCTGCCGCCTCTATCATCGGGGGAATGACCCAAGGCTTGAGTAGAAAAGCTGCTGCAGAATTTTCCTTCTTCTTGGCTGTACCAACCATGTTGGCCGTTACGGTTTATTCGATCTTCGTGAAAACATGGGGTAAAGGAACACCCAACGAAATGAAAGGCTACGAAATGATTCTACAAGACAATCATCATATTATGCTTTTTGCCTTAGGCAATATAATCGCTTTTGTCGTGGCTCTAATTGCCGTTAAAACATTTATCGCTTTCCTTACCAAATATGGTTTCAAAGTATGGGGGTGGTATCGTATCATTATCGGAGTTGTTTTGTTGATTTACTTCTGGAATCAACCCCAAAAAGAGAACGTAACCGAAATACCCCAAGCCGATATCACTTTTAATCCTACCAAAGAATGA
- the mgtE gene encoding magnesium transporter yields MNEEITKEHITDLIADIKDRNGRAVKSLIGDLHPADIAEVMSELSVEEQSFVIDLLDNEVSANVLLELEEEDRKKILKTFSAKEIAEEVINEMDTDDAADVISELSDRKKVEVISQIEDPEHAKEIVELLKYDEDTAGGLMGKEYIKVYKDWSIITAVKQMRRQAEEMEEVFSIYVVDKDERLLGILSLKKLLTTSSNTKIEDVFNDKIQYVNTFTTDVEVANVITKYDLYEIPVVDELKRLVGVITVDDVIDVIREEAEENYQLAAGITQNVDTDDSIWRLTRARIPWLLIGMFGGIGAAGIMNGLSEELAQYTILLTFVPLIQSTAGNVGIQSSAIIVQSLANGSLKNSSVLKLLGKEFLLGLLNGLIIAIVVLSISHFVFGTSYKISLTICLALITVIINAAIIGTFIPTLLHKRGMDPAVSTGPFITTSNDILGVFIYFMIAKMILGF; encoded by the coding sequence ATGAACGAAGAAATTACAAAAGAGCATATCACTGATCTAATAGCCGATATAAAAGACCGCAACGGACGAGCGGTAAAATCGCTAATAGGAGATTTGCACCCGGCAGATATTGCCGAAGTGATGAGCGAATTATCTGTAGAAGAACAATCTTTTGTTATTGATTTGTTGGATAATGAAGTCTCGGCAAATGTACTCTTAGAGCTTGAAGAAGAGGATCGGAAAAAAATCCTAAAAACTTTCTCGGCAAAAGAAATTGCAGAAGAAGTAATCAACGAAATGGATACCGATGACGCGGCCGATGTAATTAGCGAATTATCCGATCGTAAGAAAGTAGAAGTTATTTCTCAGATAGAAGACCCCGAACATGCCAAAGAAATTGTCGAACTACTAAAGTACGACGAAGACACCGCAGGTGGTTTGATGGGAAAAGAATATATCAAGGTTTACAAAGATTGGTCGATCATTACCGCAGTAAAGCAAATGCGCAGGCAAGCAGAAGAAATGGAAGAGGTATTCTCCATTTATGTTGTAGATAAAGATGAACGATTGTTAGGGATTTTGAGTTTGAAAAAACTTTTAACGACCTCATCAAACACCAAAATAGAAGATGTTTTCAATGATAAGATACAATATGTAAACACCTTTACGACCGATGTAGAAGTAGCCAATGTGATTACCAAATACGACTTATACGAAATTCCGGTAGTCGATGAATTGAAGCGTCTTGTTGGGGTAATTACAGTAGATGATGTAATAGATGTCATCCGTGAAGAAGCCGAAGAAAATTACCAATTAGCAGCCGGTATTACACAAAATGTAGATACCGATGACTCGATTTGGCGCTTGACACGTGCAAGAATTCCATGGCTATTGATCGGTATGTTTGGTGGGATAGGAGCCGCCGGAATCATGAATGGTCTGAGTGAAGAACTAGCCCAATATACCATTCTCTTAACTTTTGTACCTCTGATACAATCCACAGCCGGGAATGTAGGGATACAATCTTCTGCGATTATAGTGCAGAGTTTGGCAAATGGATCGTTGAAAAATAGCAGTGTACTGAAGTTGTTAGGTAAAGAGTTTTTACTCGGATTGCTCAACGGACTCATCATTGCAATAGTCGTTTTATCAATTAGTCATTTTGTGTTTGGGACGAGTTATAAAATCTCTCTAACCATTTGTTTGGCTCTTATTACTGTAATTATTAATGCTGCTATTATCGGGACATTTATCCCAACATTATTACATAAGCGTGGAATGGATCCGGCTGTCTCTACAGGGCCATTCATTACGACAAGTAACGATATATTAGGGGTGTTTATCTATTTTATGATTGCAAAAATGATTCTTGGCTTTTAG
- a CDS encoding cell division protein FtsX — translation MSKTSEKFEKRRLRSSNFTVVISISLVLFLLGIFGLIIINAQSYAEYIKRELKLEAFFRNEYDAKQQDKEIENQANYIDSLKTQHVFIESTKYISKEDASKIAKQELGIDDTSLFEENIYPASVQITLKPDYVDPSKIDSIKSIIQRNPIIDEVVNDDQLMVQVYNSIDKITFWLMAFAGVFLFIVIILINNSLRLKIYAKRFSIKTMQLVGARRRFIIAPFLLESAVLGLIGATVAILILGGLWYYFANTVNYTLWNDKYTFLIILLIGLGMIIAVLSTLFASWRYLRLKTDQLY, via the coding sequence ATGTCAAAAACGAGCGAGAAATTCGAAAAGAGAAGACTTCGATCTTCCAACTTTACTGTAGTAATTAGTATCTCTTTGGTCTTATTTCTTTTAGGTATTTTTGGTTTAATTATTATCAATGCTCAAAGTTATGCTGAATATATTAAAAGAGAACTAAAATTAGAAGCCTTTTTTAGAAATGAATACGACGCCAAGCAACAAGACAAAGAAATAGAAAACCAAGCCAACTATATCGATTCGCTAAAAACTCAGCATGTTTTTATAGAATCCACTAAATATATCAGCAAAGAAGATGCATCAAAAATTGCCAAACAAGAGTTAGGCATCGACGATACTTCTTTGTTCGAAGAAAATATCTATCCAGCTTCGGTCCAAATCACCCTCAAACCCGACTATGTTGATCCATCGAAAATCGATAGCATCAAATCTATCATCCAGCGTAATCCTATCATAGACGAAGTCGTGAACGATGATCAACTCATGGTGCAGGTTTACAACAGTATCGATAAAATAACCTTTTGGTTGATGGCCTTTGCAGGTGTTTTCTTGTTCATTGTTATTATTCTCATCAACAACTCGTTACGTCTGAAAATTTACGCCAAACGCTTCAGTATCAAAACCATGCAATTGGTAGGAGCGCGTAGACGATTCATTATTGCCCCTTTCTTGTTAGAAAGTGCTGTTTTGGGCCTGATTGGTGCTACAGTTGCAATTCTTATTTTGGGTGGATTGTGGTATTATTTCGCTAATACGGTCAACTACACATTATGGAACGATAAATATACTTTCTTGATTATTCTCTTGATTGGCCTAGGGATGATTATCGCCGTCTTGAGTACGCTTTTCGCTTCTTGGAGATATTTACGTCTAAAAACAGATCAATTATATTAA
- the rsmA gene encoding 16S rRNA (adenine(1518)-N(6)/adenine(1519)-N(6))-dimethyltransferase RsmA: MKVRAKKHLGQHFLNDEQVAQKIAEGLTWDNYQQVLEIGPGMGVLTKYILQANKKISVVEIDTESVAYLEENYVPFYPDLIIYEEDFLKMDFSRFTDDLAVLGNFPYNISSQIIFKILEEKNKVPEVVGMFQKEVAERIAAPKGSRVYGILSVLAQAFYQVDYLFTVSENVFTPPPKVKSGVIRMKRYRSTLPEVDEKLFFTVVKTAFNQRRKTLRNALKSLGIPDTMKENELLNLRAEQLSVEDFLELTKRMK; the protein is encoded by the coding sequence TTGAAAGTAAGAGCAAAAAAACATTTAGGTCAACATTTCCTTAATGATGAGCAAGTGGCACAAAAAATCGCCGAGGGACTTACTTGGGACAATTATCAACAAGTCTTAGAGATTGGTCCTGGGATGGGGGTGTTAACCAAATATATATTACAGGCCAATAAAAAAATATCGGTTGTAGAAATCGATACCGAATCGGTTGCGTATCTAGAGGAGAATTATGTGCCTTTTTATCCCGATTTGATTATTTATGAAGAAGATTTTCTGAAGATGGATTTTAGTCGTTTCACAGATGATTTGGCTGTTTTAGGGAATTTCCCATACAATATTTCTTCGCAGATTATTTTCAAGATACTAGAAGAAAAAAATAAAGTGCCCGAAGTGGTAGGTATGTTCCAGAAAGAAGTTGCCGAACGTATTGCAGCCCCAAAAGGTAGTAGGGTTTATGGCATACTTTCTGTGTTAGCACAGGCTTTCTATCAAGTAGATTATCTGTTTACAGTAAGTGAAAACGTTTTTACGCCTCCACCAAAAGTAAAATCGGGCGTTATCCGGATGAAACGTTACCGATCAACTTTACCCGAAGTAGATGAGAAACTTTTCTTTACTGTGGTAAAAACTGCTTTCAATCAACGGCGAAAAACATTACGCAATGCACTAAAATCTTTGGGTATTCCCGATACGATGAAAGAAAATGAATTGTTAAATTTACGAGCAGAACAGCTAAGTGTAGAGGATTTTCTAGAACTAACAAAAAGAATGAAGTAA
- a CDS encoding 2-oxoglutarate dehydrogenase E1 component has product MDRFSFLNAAHINYISDLYDQYLQYPDSVDAGWRVFFQGYDFANQTYNGEPLSSETSGNTDLVPEKVQKEFNILNLIDAYRTRGHLFTKTNPVRERRKWSPDLDIAHFGLTDADLDETFNAGSVMGIGGPRTLREIIQHLEGLYCDSIGVEYMYIRDPEKIRWIQEWLNNNLNHVQFTKEEKERILSKLNEATVFENFLNTKFVGQKRFSVEGNESLIPGLDELINTSADKHGVEEVIIGMAHRGRLNTLANIFRKPYSHIFSEFEGKPFDDDLVAGDVKYHMGSSTSVETVGGKKIKINLAPNPSHLETVDAIVLGIARAKIEQDYQEDYSKVLPINIHGDAAIAAQGIVYEVVQMMNLDGYKTGGTVHVVVNNQIGFTTNYLDGRSSIYCTDIAKVTLSPVMHVNADDAEAVVRAMRFAADYRARFQQDVFIDLLGYRKYGHNEGDEPKFTQPKLYSIIAKHPNVREIYKDKLLKEGTIGENIVAEKEKEYKDLLEEKFNESKTIEKNTLDAFMPEVWKDYHIATRAEVLAKADTTFPKEKLKEIVDTIAVVPEGKKLIRKVSRLIEARAKGVAEDKIDWGTAELMAYGSVLLEGYDVRLSGEDVERGTFSHRHAVIKTEDTEEEIILLNEIRKEQGVFRVYNSLLSEYGVLGFDYGYAMAYPKGLTLWEAQFGDFANGAQIIIDQYISAAEDKWKMQNGLVMLLPHGYEGQGAEHSSARMERFLQLAAENNMFIVDITTPANFFHALRRQVVTNYRKPLVVFSPKSLLRHPEVVSTMDEIANGEFQEIIDDATADPKKVTKLVFCTGKIYYELKSYREEIGDDKTALVRIEQLYPIDEEKLEAIIKKYKNQKQLIWAQEEPENMGAWGYILRKFRKLPFDVVCPAESGSPAPGSSKTSAIIQQDTIERVFK; this is encoded by the coding sequence ATGGATCGTTTTTCATTTTTAAACGCCGCTCATATTAATTATATAAGCGACTTATATGACCAATATCTCCAGTATCCTGATAGTGTTGATGCTGGTTGGAGAGTATTTTTTCAGGGTTATGATTTTGCTAATCAGACCTATAATGGTGAACCCCTATCAAGCGAAACTTCTGGCAACACTGATCTTGTGCCAGAAAAAGTTCAGAAAGAATTTAACATTCTTAATCTGATCGATGCTTACCGCACACGAGGACACCTTTTTACCAAAACAAATCCGGTTAGGGAACGCAGAAAATGGTCACCTGACCTTGATATAGCTCATTTTGGGCTTACCGATGCTGATTTGGACGAAACCTTCAATGCAGGAAGCGTTATGGGAATTGGTGGGCCACGAACGTTGCGTGAGATTATTCAGCACCTAGAAGGCTTGTATTGCGACTCTATCGGGGTAGAATATATGTATATCCGAGACCCAGAGAAAATTCGCTGGATACAAGAATGGTTGAATAATAATCTCAATCATGTTCAGTTTACCAAGGAAGAAAAAGAACGTATTTTATCAAAACTAAACGAAGCGACCGTATTCGAAAACTTCTTAAACACCAAGTTTGTAGGACAAAAACGTTTTTCGGTAGAAGGAAACGAATCGTTGATTCCAGGTTTGGATGAATTAATTAATACTTCAGCAGACAAGCATGGAGTAGAAGAGGTAATAATTGGGATGGCTCACCGTGGACGTCTTAATACTTTAGCAAATATATTTAGAAAACCTTATTCGCACATTTTTAGTGAATTCGAGGGAAAACCTTTCGACGATGATTTGGTTGCTGGGGATGTGAAATACCACATGGGATCTTCTACAAGTGTAGAAACAGTGGGTGGTAAAAAAATCAAAATAAATTTAGCACCGAATCCTTCACATCTAGAAACTGTTGATGCAATTGTGTTAGGGATAGCACGGGCTAAAATAGAGCAAGATTATCAAGAAGATTACTCGAAAGTATTGCCAATCAATATACATGGTGATGCTGCAATTGCGGCACAAGGAATTGTATACGAAGTAGTTCAAATGATGAATCTGGATGGCTACAAAACAGGAGGAACTGTTCATGTTGTAGTCAATAACCAAATTGGCTTTACAACGAATTATTTAGATGGGCGTTCGTCAATATATTGTACCGATATAGCAAAGGTTACCCTTTCTCCTGTAATGCATGTTAATGCCGATGATGCAGAGGCTGTAGTACGTGCAATGCGATTTGCAGCCGATTACCGAGCCCGTTTCCAGCAAGATGTTTTTATCGATTTGTTAGGATATAGAAAATATGGGCATAACGAAGGAGATGAGCCTAAATTCACTCAGCCAAAATTATATTCTATTATTGCTAAACATCCGAATGTTCGTGAAATATATAAAGACAAATTGTTGAAAGAAGGAACAATCGGAGAAAATATCGTAGCAGAAAAAGAAAAAGAATACAAAGATTTGCTGGAAGAAAAATTCAACGAATCGAAAACAATCGAGAAAAATACCTTAGATGCTTTTATGCCAGAGGTATGGAAAGATTACCATATTGCTACAAGAGCAGAAGTATTGGCGAAAGCCGATACAACTTTCCCGAAAGAGAAATTGAAAGAAATTGTCGATACGATTGCAGTTGTACCAGAAGGTAAAAAGCTTATACGTAAAGTTTCTCGTTTAATAGAGGCTCGAGCAAAAGGAGTTGCCGAAGACAAGATCGATTGGGGGACTGCTGAGTTGATGGCGTATGGAAGTGTGTTGCTCGAAGGATATGATGTTCGCTTGTCGGGTGAAGACGTAGAGCGAGGTACTTTCTCTCATCGCCATGCAGTCATCAAAACAGAAGACACAGAAGAAGAAATTATACTTCTTAATGAAATAAGAAAAGAACAAGGAGTTTTCCGTGTATACAATTCGTTGCTATCAGAATACGGTGTTCTTGGTTTTGATTATGGGTATGCAATGGCTTACCCGAAAGGGTTAACTCTTTGGGAAGCACAGTTTGGTGACTTTGCTAACGGTGCCCAAATTATTATCGACCAATACATCTCAGCTGCTGAAGACAAATGGAAAATGCAAAATGGTTTGGTAATGTTATTGCCTCATGGGTACGAAGGTCAAGGAGCAGAGCATTCATCTGCTCGTATGGAGCGTTTCTTACAACTGGCAGCAGAAAACAATATGTTTATTGTAGACATTACGACACCTGCAAACTTTTTCCATGCATTGAGAAGACAGGTAGTTACCAATTATCGTAAACCATTGGTTGTCTTCTCGCCAAAATCACTGTTACGACATCCAGAAGTAGTTTCAACGATGGATGAGATTGCAAACGGTGAGTTCCAAGAAATTATTGATGATGCAACAGCAGATCCGAAAAAAGTAACTAAATTGGTTTTCTGTACAGGTAAGATTTATTACGAATTGAAGAGCTACAGAGAAGAGATAGGAGATGATAAAACTGCTCTAGTTCGTATCGAGCAACTGTATCCTATCGACGAAGAGAAGTTGGAGGCTATCATCAAAAAATACAAGAATCAAAAACAATTAATCTGGGCACAAGAAGAACCAGAAAATATGGGTGCTTGGGGGTATATCTTACGCAAGTTTAGAAAATTACCTTTCGATGTTGTTTGTCCTGCAGAGAGTGGTTCACCAGCGCCAGGCTCAAGCAAAACATCCGCCATCATACAACAAGATACAATAGAACGAGTTTTTAAATAA
- the odhB gene encoding 2-oxoglutarate dehydrogenase complex dihydrolipoyllysine-residue succinyltransferase, producing the protein MDMLEMKVPSPGESITEVEIATWLVQDGDYVEKDQPIAEVDSDKATLELPAEESGIIYLKAEEGDVVEVGQVVAHIDTAAAKPAGGTEAPKAEEKPAEEKPAEAPKAEAPKAAPQAAATYATGTPSPAAKKILDEKGMDAAQVAGSGRDGRITKEDAVEAKPSMGTSNGYGSRASTSKRMSSLRRKISQRLVAVKNETAMLTTFNEVDMTEIFRLREDYKEAFKAKHGVSLGFMSFFTKAVTRALELYPEVNSMIDGENLVSYDFCDVSIAVSGPKGLMVPVLRNAELLTFRGVEQGIKELAIKVRNNKIMPDEMTGGTFTITNGGVFGSMMSTPIINPPQSAILGMHNIVERPIVKNGGIVIAPMMYIAMSYDHRIIDGRESVGFVVAVKEAIEDPVNVLMGGDPKRALEL; encoded by the coding sequence ATAGATATGTTAGAAATGAAAGTCCCATCACCGGGAGAATCCATCACCGAAGTAGAAATCGCTACTTGGTTAGTACAGGACGGTGATTATGTAGAAAAAGATCAGCCGATTGCAGAGGTTGATTCAGATAAAGCAACCTTAGAATTACCAGCAGAAGAAAGTGGTATCATCTATTTGAAAGCAGAAGAAGGAGATGTTGTAGAAGTTGGGCAAGTTGTTGCTCATATAGATACAGCTGCTGCAAAACCTGCCGGAGGAACAGAAGCACCAAAAGCAGAAGAAAAACCAGCAGAAGAAAAACCAGCAGAGGCACCAAAAGCAGAAGCTCCGAAAGCTGCACCACAAGCTGCAGCAACCTACGCTACGGGGACACCTTCACCAGCGGCTAAGAAAATATTAGACGAGAAAGGAATGGATGCAGCTCAAGTTGCAGGTTCTGGACGCGACGGACGTATCACAAAAGAAGATGCCGTAGAAGCTAAACCATCTATGGGCACAAGCAACGGATACGGTTCTAGAGCTTCTACATCAAAACGTATGTCATCTTTACGTAGAAAAATTTCTCAGCGTTTGGTGGCTGTTAAGAATGAAACAGCAATGTTGACTACTTTTAACGAAGTAGACATGACCGAAATTTTCCGCTTACGCGAAGATTATAAAGAAGCTTTCAAAGCCAAACATGGAGTAAGTCTTGGATTCATGTCTTTCTTTACCAAAGCTGTAACTCGTGCTTTAGAATTATATCCGGAAGTAAACTCAATGATCGATGGAGAAAATCTCGTATCGTACGATTTCTGTGACGTATCTATTGCAGTTTCTGGTCCGAAAGGATTAATGGTTCCCGTATTGCGAAACGCAGAGCTATTAACTTTCCGTGGTGTAGAGCAAGGGATTAAAGAATTGGCTATCAAAGTTCGTAATAACAAAATAATGCCAGACGAAATGACTGGAGGCACATTTACTATTACCAATGGAGGTGTTTTTGGGTCGATGATGTCTACGCCAATTATCAACCCACCACAATCAGCTATTTTGGGAATGCACAATATTGTCGAACGACCAATCGTGAAAAACGGTGGAATCGTAATCGCACCGATGATGTATATTGCTATGTCTTATGATCACAGAATCATCGATGGGCGTGAATCGGTAGGATTTGTTGTAGCTGTAAAAGAAGCTATCGAAGACCCTGTTAACGTACTGATGGGAGGAGATCCAAAGCGTGCTTTAGAACTTTAG